The following are encoded together in the Nitrospirota bacterium genome:
- a CDS encoding CxxxxCH/CxxCH domain-containing protein has translation MPELDNSWSRSALSYKAGDTPYDSAKIALNTATMWTAGTKTCSNVSCHNGRSVGWTETVSCASCHTQLPR, from the coding sequence GTGCCTGAACTGGACAACAGCTGGTCACGTTCTGCCTTGAGCTACAAGGCGGGGGATACGCCGTATGATAGTGCAAAAATTGCGCTTAACACTGCGACGATGTGGACGGCCGGGACCAAGACCTGTTCAAACGTTTCATGTCATAACGGCAGGAGTGTTGGGTGGACAGAAACCGTGAGCTGTGCATCGTGCCACACGCA